One stretch of Diorhabda carinulata isolate Delta chromosome 5, icDioCari1.1, whole genome shotgun sequence DNA includes these proteins:
- the LOC130893960 gene encoding phospholipid phosphatase 2-like, with product MGAILSALGVPEPKLSLQPKKIVVGVLFGNQITSAYLLNVLIWIFVVLMIILLEFGVIPSVQQGFYCEDPVISHKYRQETISPVTLGVTAFLLPTIMVLLTEFLVTESIKNINIYSVVFYEIECLVGVTNTLFITSIAKVLVGEHRPHFLDSCQPNTAKNCTAGQFIPNFICTNENLAVIDIVDASLSFPSGHSSISWFIGIFTSYIIHSKMPVVNAGYITKQFFICICITWSLLCSLSRITDRRHHWWDVLIGSILGIGFAFYSIRIIREKLRDRNTQICSICLERRISLANKKQNFPNIHDSS from the exons atgggTGCCATTTTGTCTGCTCTGGGCGTCCCAGAACCAAAACTGTCACTACAACCTAAGAAAATCGTGGTAGGTGTTTTATTCGGCAATCAAATAACCTCGGcttatttattaaatgttttaatttggATATTTG TTGTTTTAATGATAATTCTACTTGAATTTGGTGTTATACCTTCAGTACAACAAGGTTTTTACTGTGAGGATCCCGTAATATCACACAAATACAGACAAGAAACTATATCTCCAGTGACATTAGGAGTAACAGCCTTTTTATTACCAACCATCATGGTCCTTTTGACGGAATTCCTCGTAACTGAGTCTATTAAAAACATCAATATATACAGTGTggttttttatgaaattgaatgTTTAGTGGGAGTAACTAACACGTTGTTTATAACTTCTATAGCTAAAGTATTAGTCGGCGAACACAGGCCTCACTTTTTGGATAGTTGTCAACCGAATACGGCTAAAAATTGTACTGCAGGAcaatttataccaaattttatttgtaccaATGAAAATCTTGCAGTTATTGATATAGTTGATGCTTCGTTGTCTTTTCCTTCCGGACATTCTTCTATATCATGGTTTATTGGTATTTTCACATCG TATATAATACACAGTAAAATGCCTGTGGTAAACGCTGGTTATatcacaaaacaattttttatttgcatatGTATCACGTGGTCATTGTTATGTTCACTTTCGAGGATTACCGATAGGCGACACCACTGGTGGGATGTGCTAATAGGCAGTATACTCGGAATAGGATTTGCATTTTATAGCATCAGAATTATAAGAGAAAAATTGCGTGATCGTAACACTCAAATTTGTAGTATATGCTTAGAAAGACGTATTTCGTTAgcgaataaaaaacaaaattttccaaatattcacgATAGTTCATAG